Proteins encoded together in one Psychrobacter sp. 28M-43 window:
- a CDS encoding SulP family inorganic anion transporter translates to MSSIVARLIPAWLRQYQLSALPTDLVAGIVVGVLVIPQSLGYAVLAGLPPVYGLYAAIVPVLVYAWLGSSNVQAVGPVAITAIMTASGLLPYAEQGTEQYALMASLLALMVGALLWIAGRLKLGWIMQFISRGVSAGFVSGAAVLIFVSQLKYLTDIPVTGNSLIGYLSTMQRYASQLHPLTLAIGITAFTLLVANRYASKWIWQTWLSSSYAKWAERLFPLILLGVAIVLSMALHWSTHGVATIGRIPQGLPNFTLPHISDLQEALKLLPTAGLMALIVFVSSSSVASTYARLRGESFDANRELTGLGLANLSGGLFQSFSVAGGFSRTAINADSGAKTPLASLVTVLVMMAALIAFSNALAPLPYALLGATIMASIIGLIDIATLKSAWQRDRLDGASFLAAFVGVLIFGLNTGLVIGLMVSFASLIWQSSKPHVAVVGQLGGTGHFRNINRHDVVTFDNLLMLRIDESLFFGNSESVHRRILNAMQQYPDANEIILIMAAVNHIDLTAQEMLCTLNHELALQNKRLHFSFIKGPVMDIIGHTPLISELSGQVYLSTLDAVDALK, encoded by the coding sequence ATGTCCTCTATCGTCGCTCGTCTGATTCCAGCTTGGCTGCGTCAATACCAGCTCTCAGCGTTGCCGACTGATCTCGTCGCAGGCATAGTGGTGGGCGTGTTGGTCATACCGCAGAGCTTAGGTTACGCAGTGCTTGCAGGACTGCCGCCTGTCTATGGCCTATATGCAGCGATCGTACCTGTCCTCGTTTATGCGTGGCTCGGCTCTAGCAACGTGCAAGCTGTAGGACCGGTTGCCATTACCGCTATTATGACAGCCAGTGGCCTACTGCCATATGCCGAGCAAGGCACTGAGCAGTATGCACTGATGGCCAGCCTATTGGCACTGATGGTAGGTGCACTGCTATGGATTGCAGGCAGATTAAAACTTGGCTGGATCATGCAGTTTATCAGTCGCGGCGTGTCCGCAGGGTTTGTAAGCGGTGCAGCGGTCCTTATATTTGTCAGTCAGCTCAAATATCTGACCGACATTCCAGTCACTGGCAATAGTCTGATTGGGTATCTATCTACCATGCAACGCTATGCCAGCCAGCTGCATCCATTGACCTTAGCGATCGGTATTACCGCATTTACGCTATTGGTTGCCAATCGCTATGCAAGTAAGTGGATATGGCAGACGTGGCTATCATCGTCATATGCCAAATGGGCAGAGCGCTTATTTCCGCTTATTTTACTTGGCGTCGCTATTGTACTCAGTATGGCACTGCATTGGAGCACACATGGCGTTGCGACCATCGGTCGTATTCCACAAGGGCTGCCGAACTTTACGTTACCGCATATCTCAGACTTACAAGAGGCGCTGAAGCTCTTGCCGACAGCAGGATTGATGGCACTTATCGTATTTGTGTCGAGCAGCTCAGTTGCCAGCACCTATGCTCGCTTGCGTGGTGAGAGTTTTGATGCCAATCGCGAGCTGACTGGACTTGGGCTGGCCAACCTGTCTGGTGGACTGTTCCAAAGTTTTTCGGTTGCAGGAGGCTTTTCGCGTACGGCTATCAATGCCGACTCAGGCGCTAAGACACCACTTGCCAGTCTCGTCACCGTACTGGTAATGATGGCCGCGCTCATAGCCTTTAGCAATGCGCTTGCTCCACTACCCTATGCACTACTGGGTGCAACTATCATGGCCTCCATCATTGGCCTGATAGATATTGCGACGTTGAAATCTGCATGGCAGCGTGATCGCTTAGATGGTGCTAGCTTTTTGGCTGCGTTTGTCGGTGTACTTATATTTGGACTAAACACGGGGCTGGTCATTGGTCTAATGGTGTCATTCGCCAGTCTCATCTGGCAGTCGAGTAAGCCACATGTGGCTGTCGTTGGGCAATTGGGCGGTACAGGACATTTTCGTAATATCAATCGCCATGACGTCGTAACTTTTGACAACTTATTGATGTTGCGTATCGATGAGAGTCTGTTCTTTGGTAATAGTGAATCTGTACATCGACGCATCCTCAATGCCATGCAGCAATATCCCGATGCCAATGAAATCATATTGATTATGGCGGCCGTCAACCATATAGATCTGACCGCTCAAGAAATGCTTTGTACCTTAAACCATGAATTGGCGTTACAGAACAAGCGCTTACACTTTAGCTTTATCAAAGGTCCTGTGATGGACATCATCGGTCACACCCCATTGATTAGTGAGCTATCAGGGCAGGTCTATCTGAGTACCTTAGATGCTGTCGATGCATTAAAATAA
- a CDS encoding beta-lactamase hydrolase domain-containing protein, producing MTDDLTIYKQIYPSQCVKIAELGYRSVLNIRPDAEIETQPNSCDLATATEQANLAYQHLPFDDERLSMLTVEQFADFYHSMPKPILMFCGTGARAKLLYQSALMQGLL from the coding sequence ATGACCGATGATTTAACGATTTATAAGCAAATATATCCAAGCCAGTGCGTTAAAATTGCTGAGCTGGGTTATCGCTCAGTGCTTAATATTCGCCCAGATGCCGAGATTGAGACACAGCCTAATAGCTGCGATTTGGCAACGGCTACTGAACAGGCAAACCTAGCGTATCAGCATCTGCCATTTGATGATGAGCGTCTAAGTATGCTGACGGTTGAGCAGTTTGCCGATTTTTATCACTCAATGCCCAAGCCTATATTAATGTTTTGTGGTACTGGGGCACGCGCCAAGCTACTGTACCAAAGCGCATTGATGCAAGGTCTGTTATAA
- a CDS encoding TIGR01244 family sulfur transferase, with amino-acid sequence MSHEVSFTGQITPDQVPMIAENGFKTIINNRPDGEEPNQPTSAEIEAAAKEAGLAYKEISFAGNELNQTHVETFADFFNQAEQPMLIFCRTGNRSNGIYEAAKQMDLLDD; translated from the coding sequence ATGAGCCATGAAGTTAGCTTTACCGGACAAATCACGCCTGACCAAGTGCCTATGATTGCCGAAAATGGTTTCAAAACCATTATCAACAACCGTCCTGATGGTGAAGAGCCAAATCAGCCAACCAGTGCCGAAATCGAAGCAGCAGCCAAAGAAGCTGGACTTGCTTATAAAGAGATTTCTTTTGCAGGTAATGAGCTAAATCAAACTCACGTCGAAACGTTTGCAGATTTCTTTAATCAAGCTGAGCAGCCAATGCTGATCTTTTGCCGCACAGGTAACCGCTCAAACGGTATCTATGAAGCAGCTAAGCAAATGGATTTACTAGATGACTAG
- a CDS encoding bile acid:sodium symporter family protein, whose product MNNTALALLPLALAYIMFTLGAGLKLSDFKVIAKYPKAFFVGLINQVVLVPLVALAVVLVTAPPPAIAFGIMLISFCPGGVTSNMLTYYAKGNVALSIALTGVVSILSVITLPILITLAFDHFMKDQANSISAIKIGLVMFLLTTLPVSLGMLARHKFTGFMVRRSSLLNGLASVFFVLIVFAAIASNWQLLQSQFTQIGLELIFIIAILFAISILISRVLKLSWFDTKTISIETSIQNSTTAITLAPIIMGVSTLPVIALPAALYGVLMYVVALPVIFLIKNKN is encoded by the coding sequence ATGAATAATACCGCGCTAGCATTACTGCCACTAGCCCTTGCCTACATTATGTTCACTCTAGGAGCAGGGCTAAAACTGAGTGATTTTAAGGTCATTGCCAAATATCCAAAAGCGTTCTTTGTTGGCTTAATCAATCAAGTTGTGTTGGTACCGTTGGTTGCGCTCGCAGTCGTATTGGTGACGGCTCCGCCACCAGCCATTGCTTTTGGGATTATGCTGATTAGTTTTTGTCCCGGCGGCGTCACTAGCAACATGCTGACCTACTATGCCAAAGGAAATGTCGCTCTCTCTATCGCGTTGACCGGTGTGGTCAGCATACTATCGGTAATTACATTACCTATCTTAATTACGTTGGCTTTTGATCACTTTATGAAAGATCAGGCGAACTCTATTAGCGCGATAAAGATTGGCCTAGTCATGTTCTTATTGACCACATTGCCCGTATCTCTTGGTATGCTTGCTCGCCACAAATTTACTGGCTTTATGGTACGTCGTAGCAGTCTGCTTAACGGCTTGGCCAGCGTATTTTTTGTCTTAATTGTCTTCGCTGCTATTGCCTCTAACTGGCAACTACTACAATCACAGTTCACTCAAATTGGTTTAGAACTTATCTTTATCATCGCTATTTTATTTGCTATTAGCATCTTAATCTCTAGAGTCCTAAAGCTCAGCTGGTTTGATACCAAAACCATCTCGATAGAAACCAGTATCCAAAATAGTACAACGGCTATTACCTTAGCTCCTATCATCATGGGTGTGAGCACACTGCCCGTTATCGCGCTGCCTGCTGCTTTGTACGGTGTGCTGATGTATGTCGTTGCGCTGCCCGTTATTTTCCTAATCAAAAACAAAAACTGA
- a CDS encoding glutathione S-transferase family protein: MQKPLLIIGNKNYSSWSLRAWLLLKAFNVDFDEQLVELFHPSARPTLEAHSPTGKVPILVYGEKHDKVTVWDTLAIAMHVNEYFTDIDIWTGIVKSNAEKRNNNQSRVNSAYCQSIVAEMHSGLTGIRNEMPMNIRATAKIQPSSVCLADIARIEDIFADCLKTRSADSFLFGDFTTADVFFAPVVLRLQTYADASNITLQPLTKQYCQTMLNHPHIQAWQQSALTETRIIEEDEAGEIMSIVGVLANNHSF, from the coding sequence ATGCAAAAACCGCTATTAATTATTGGCAATAAAAACTACTCCTCTTGGTCGCTACGAGCGTGGCTGTTGCTTAAAGCATTTAATGTTGATTTTGATGAGCAGCTTGTTGAGTTGTTTCATCCATCAGCACGTCCAACGCTCGAAGCGCATTCGCCAACGGGTAAAGTACCTATTTTAGTCTATGGTGAAAAACATGATAAAGTAACCGTTTGGGACACCTTAGCTATTGCTATGCATGTTAATGAGTACTTTACGGATATTGATATTTGGACAGGCATTGTTAAATCTAACGCTGAAAAACGCAATAATAACCAAAGTAGAGTAAATAGCGCCTATTGCCAAAGCATCGTGGCTGAGATGCATTCAGGATTGACAGGCATTCGTAATGAAATGCCGATGAATATACGAGCAACGGCTAAGATACAACCAAGTAGTGTTTGTTTGGCTGATATCGCTCGTATCGAAGACATCTTTGCCGATTGTTTAAAAACTCGCTCAGCAGACAGTTTCTTATTCGGAGATTTCACAACAGCTGATGTGTTTTTTGCTCCAGTGGTGCTGCGATTACAGACTTATGCTGATGCATCTAATATTACTTTGCAACCACTTACCAAGCAGTATTGCCAAACTATGCTAAATCATCCACACATACAGGCGTGGCAACAATCAGCACTGACAGAAACTCGAATTATTGAAGAAGATGAAGCAGGCGAGATCATGTCGATAGTTGGCGTATTGGCGAATAACCATTCATTTTAG
- a CDS encoding alanine/glycine:cation symporter family protein: MEYIEAFFALIGDLTWGWALVPMLIIFGLLFTIVGRFAQFRYFKRMFRVFKTDEVGDDGISARQALLVSIGGRVGGGNIAGVAVAISLGGPGAVFWMWVVALIGMMTSIVECSLAQLYKRRDNDGNFRGGPATYILHGLGKDYRWLAVIYAISLLLSFSIGFVAFQGNTVAGSALESFGIARWITGVVLVIAGGFIVFGGIQRIAKVADVVIPVMALIYISMALIIIAFNFTELPALMVMIVKNAFGIESVVGGGIGVAIEQGMKRGLFSNEAGLGSAPNIAATAYATHPVSQGISQSLSVFIDTIIVCSATAFMILLSGVYQPGAEVDGIVLAQQALTTQLGDWAQYILTISILLFALSSIMYNYYMGENAINFLIKKNIKMATLVLRVVVIAVLFLGAVAPAATAVFFFADPLMGVLALANLLALIMLFPRAKRLLDDFASQLKSGVKEPLFDAQEYEKLDLDLSAWGKKAVKEALDQKQ; the protein is encoded by the coding sequence ATGGAATACATTGAAGCTTTTTTCGCCCTAATCGGGGATCTAACGTGGGGCTGGGCGCTCGTGCCTATGCTAATTATCTTTGGTCTATTATTTACCATCGTAGGTAGGTTTGCTCAGTTTAGATATTTTAAACGTATGTTCCGTGTGTTCAAAACGGATGAAGTAGGAGACGACGGAATCTCTGCCCGTCAGGCGTTGCTCGTTTCTATCGGTGGACGTGTAGGCGGCGGTAACATTGCTGGTGTTGCTGTTGCCATCTCTTTAGGGGGTCCGGGAGCGGTATTCTGGATGTGGGTTGTGGCCTTAATTGGCATGATGACCAGCATTGTGGAATGTAGCTTAGCCCAGCTTTACAAGCGTAGAGACAATGATGGTAACTTTCGCGGTGGCCCTGCGACCTATATTTTACATGGGTTAGGTAAAGACTATCGCTGGCTTGCTGTTATTTATGCGATCTCGCTACTACTGTCTTTTTCTATCGGGTTTGTGGCGTTCCAAGGCAACACGGTAGCAGGCTCAGCACTTGAAAGCTTTGGGATTGCCCGCTGGATAACGGGTGTGGTATTGGTAATTGCAGGCGGATTTATTGTCTTTGGCGGTATTCAGCGCATTGCAAAAGTAGCCGACGTTGTCATTCCTGTTATGGCATTAATCTATATCAGTATGGCACTTATTATTATCGCGTTTAACTTTACAGAACTGCCTGCACTAATGGTAATGATTGTCAAAAATGCTTTTGGCATTGAGTCTGTCGTGGGCGGTGGTATTGGTGTGGCAATTGAGCAAGGTATGAAGCGTGGTTTATTCTCTAATGAAGCAGGTTTGGGTTCTGCGCCTAATATTGCCGCCACCGCTTACGCCACTCATCCTGTTAGTCAGGGTATCTCGCAGTCACTGTCTGTGTTTATTGATACGATAATCGTATGTAGTGCCACCGCATTTATGATTTTATTGAGCGGCGTATATCAACCAGGTGCTGAAGTCGATGGTATTGTACTGGCACAGCAAGCGCTAACGACCCAGCTTGGGGATTGGGCACAGTATATCCTGACCATATCGATATTGCTATTTGCCCTAAGCTCTATTATGTATAACTATTATATGGGTGAAAATGCCATTAATTTCTTGATTAAAAAGAATATTAAAATGGCGACTCTGGTTTTGCGAGTTGTGGTGATTGCGGTATTATTCTTGGGCGCAGTGGCTCCTGCAGCAACCGCAGTGTTCTTCTTCGCTGATCCGTTGATGGGCGTGCTAGCGCTAGCAAACTTATTGGCCTTGATAATGTTATTTCCACGAGCTAAGCGTCTACTTGACGACTTTGCAAGTCAGTTAAAATCAGGGGTTAAAGAGCCGTTATTTGATGCGCAAGAGTATGAGAAGTTGGATCTCGATTTGAGCGCATGGGGTAAAAAAGCAGTGAAAGAAGCGTTAGACCAAAAACAGTAG
- the ahpF gene encoding alkyl hydroperoxide reductase subunit F — translation MIDQNLLDAVKSYSENMTRPITFVLGNGTHAKRAELVDFLTKIAGTTGKINFDAEATDDSLPSAISFKVVSHIDGASKDTGIVFSGIPGGHEFTSLILAILQAGGHTLKLDEGIQKLVKRFNKPLQFQTYVSLSCHSCPEVVQALNQFALLNDGISNEMIDGALFQEQVETNKIQGVPAVFLNGKPFANGLIDTAKLIGKLQEQFPDLLSEVEDDAEQLEQQDVTIIGAGPAGVAAAIYTARKGLKVTMVADRIGGQVKDTQDIENLISVPLTNGTDLSTNFVKHLAEYNITLKEHVSVKEIGETEEENYSIHLNTGETFNTRSIILATGAQWRKLGVPGEEENIGKGVAFCAHCDGPFFKGKDISVIGGGNSGVEAALDLAGIVNHVTVLEFADELKADQVLINKAKEKTNIEFITGAATQEIKATDGKVSSIVYQDRSTGETHERDLSGVFVQIGLVPNTGFIKGFVDLNRFGEIEIDERCRTDRKGIFACGDVTTVPFKQINIAMGEGSKAALSAFEYLVMQ, via the coding sequence ATGATAGATCAGAATTTATTAGATGCCGTTAAGAGCTATAGCGAAAACATGACACGCCCAATTACCTTTGTATTAGGTAATGGTACGCATGCAAAACGTGCAGAATTGGTAGATTTTTTGACCAAGATTGCTGGAACAACAGGCAAAATCAATTTCGATGCAGAAGCAACTGACGATAGTTTGCCTAGTGCGATTAGTTTCAAAGTAGTCAGTCACATTGATGGCGCATCAAAAGACACTGGTATCGTATTTAGCGGTATCCCAGGTGGTCATGAGTTTACGTCATTGATTTTGGCGATTCTGCAAGCGGGTGGTCATACGCTAAAGTTGGACGAAGGCATCCAAAAGTTAGTTAAGCGCTTTAATAAGCCGCTACAGTTCCAGACCTACGTGTCACTGTCATGCCATAGCTGCCCAGAAGTCGTTCAAGCATTGAACCAGTTCGCGCTATTAAATGATGGTATCAGCAATGAAATGATCGATGGTGCATTGTTCCAAGAGCAAGTAGAGACGAACAAAATCCAAGGCGTACCAGCTGTATTTTTAAACGGTAAGCCATTTGCTAATGGTCTGATCGACACTGCTAAATTGATTGGAAAATTGCAAGAGCAGTTCCCTGATTTACTGTCAGAAGTAGAAGACGATGCTGAGCAATTAGAGCAGCAAGACGTCACTATCATCGGTGCTGGCCCTGCAGGTGTGGCTGCTGCTATTTATACAGCGCGTAAAGGCTTAAAAGTTACAATGGTCGCTGACCGTATCGGTGGACAGGTGAAAGACACGCAAGACATTGAGAACTTGATTTCAGTGCCGCTAACCAATGGTACAGATTTATCGACTAACTTTGTCAAGCACTTGGCCGAATACAACATCACACTAAAAGAGCATGTGAGTGTTAAAGAAATCGGTGAGACTGAAGAAGAGAACTACAGTATCCACCTAAACACTGGTGAGACTTTTAATACTCGTAGTATTATCTTGGCGACAGGTGCTCAGTGGAGAAAGCTTGGTGTACCGGGCGAAGAAGAAAATATCGGTAAAGGCGTGGCTTTCTGTGCGCATTGTGATGGCCCATTCTTTAAAGGTAAAGATATCTCAGTGATCGGCGGTGGTAACTCAGGCGTTGAGGCAGCACTAGATTTGGCAGGTATCGTCAATCACGTTACTGTACTCGAGTTCGCTGATGAGTTGAAAGCTGACCAAGTACTGATCAATAAAGCCAAAGAGAAAACAAACATCGAGTTTATTACCGGTGCAGCGACACAAGAGATCAAAGCGACTGATGGCAAAGTATCATCTATCGTCTACCAAGATCGCAGCACAGGTGAGACTCATGAGCGTGATTTATCAGGGGTGTTTGTACAGATTGGTTTAGTACCAAACACTGGATTCATCAAAGGCTTCGTTGATCTAAACCGCTTTGGTGAGATCGAAATCGATGAGCGCTGCCGTACAGATCGTAAAGGTATCTTCGCTTGTGGTGATGTAACCACCGTACCATTTAAGCAGATTAACATTGCGATGGGTGAAGGTAGTAAAGCGGCATTGTCAGCCTTTGAATACCTAGTCATGCAGTAA
- a CDS encoding YdcH family protein: MTMTDTWQDHSDIIDELKQKDTHFASIFDEHTTLDRQINKLENDVVKHASRDEEIEQMKRRKLQLKDEIYKTIDKNKAQSRA, translated from the coding sequence ATGACAATGACAGACACATGGCAAGATCACAGTGATATTATCGATGAGCTCAAGCAAAAGGACACGCATTTTGCGAGTATCTTTGACGAGCATACGACTCTAGATAGGCAAATCAATAAGCTTGAAAACGATGTAGTCAAGCATGCCAGTCGCGACGAAGAAATCGAACAGATGAAACGACGAAAGCTACAGCTTAAAGACGAGATTTATAAAACCATTGATAAAAATAAGGCACAGTCTCGCGCTTAA
- the ahpC gene encoding alkyl hydroperoxide reductase subunit C, whose product MASIINQEIPEFSADAYVNGDFKTITSEDVKGNWAIFLFYPADFTFVCPTELEDMAAHYDELKGLGVEVYSVSTDTHFTHKAWHDSSEAIGKVQYPMIGDPTGKITRGFNVMIEEAGLAERGTFLVDPDGLIQVAEIHAGGIGRSAKDMLRKVKAAQYVRENDGEVCPAAWEQGGDTLKPSLDLVGKI is encoded by the coding sequence ATGGCGTCTATTATCAATCAAGAAATCCCAGAATTTTCAGCAGATGCATACGTAAACGGTGATTTCAAAACCATCACTTCAGAAGACGTAAAAGGCAACTGGGCGATTTTCCTATTTTACCCAGCTGATTTCACGTTTGTTTGCCCAACTGAGCTAGAAGACATGGCCGCTCATTATGACGAGCTAAAAGGCCTTGGTGTTGAAGTATATTCAGTATCTACTGATACGCATTTCACGCACAAGGCATGGCATGATTCTTCAGAAGCTATCGGTAAAGTACAATACCCAATGATTGGCGATCCTACTGGTAAAATCACTCGTGGCTTTAACGTCATGATTGAAGAAGCAGGCTTGGCTGAGCGCGGTACATTCCTAGTAGATCCTGATGGCTTGATCCAAGTAGCTGAAATCCATGCTGGCGGTATCGGCCGTAGTGCAAAAGACATGCTACGTAAAGTGAAAGCAGCACAATATGTTCGCGAAAACGATGGCGAAGTTTGCCCAGCAGCTTGGGAACAAGGCGGCGACACATTGAAGCCAAGTCTTGACCTAGTTGGTAAAATCTAA
- a CDS encoding hydrogen peroxide-inducible genes activator → MITLRQLEFALAVAKHRHFKRAAEDCNISQSALSLGIAELEKQLDTQIFERNNKQVLITPIGQDILTRAQRVFSEVSDLTTRAHSHQTPLAYPMTVGIIPTIAPYLLPKVLPALRAQYPEFRMTIVEQQTERLLEQVRYGHIDTAIIALPYAVDGLHSFEFWSEDFFAVFPKDDIHAKLDTINADELATANLMLLGEGHCLTDQTLSVCHFDRTQMKSSFSDASLNTLIQMALANMGTTLVPEMALDQLHLQNQNAVAIPLAEDGPHRHIAFVTRLNYARVDDVSLLGEVFNKAFKDAVTNKE, encoded by the coding sequence ATGATTACTTTACGACAACTTGAGTTTGCCCTAGCCGTCGCCAAACATCGTCATTTTAAACGTGCTGCTGAGGATTGCAATATCTCACAGTCTGCACTGAGTTTGGGTATCGCAGAATTAGAAAAACAGCTAGATACTCAGATTTTTGAGCGCAATAATAAACAGGTATTGATTACCCCTATCGGTCAAGACATTCTCACGCGGGCGCAGCGAGTGTTTTCTGAGGTCAGCGATTTGACCACACGTGCTCATAGCCATCAGACGCCACTTGCCTATCCTATGACTGTCGGTATTATTCCGACAATAGCGCCTTATTTGCTACCAAAAGTACTGCCTGCGCTGCGTGCTCAATATCCAGAGTTCCGCATGACTATCGTCGAACAACAGACAGAGCGTTTGCTTGAGCAAGTACGCTACGGTCATATCGACACCGCTATCATTGCGCTACCTTATGCGGTAGATGGGCTACACAGTTTTGAGTTTTGGAGTGAAGACTTTTTTGCCGTGTTCCCAAAAGATGACATACATGCCAAGCTCGATACCATCAATGCTGACGAACTGGCGACTGCCAACCTGATGTTACTTGGCGAAGGACATTGTTTAACTGACCAGACGCTGTCTGTCTGTCATTTCGACCGTACACAAATGAAATCAAGCTTTTCAGATGCCAGTCTAAATACTTTGATTCAAATGGCACTTGCCAATATGGGCACAACGCTAGTGCCTGAAATGGCGCTCGATCAGCTACACCTGCAAAACCAAAATGCCGTCGCCATACCATTGGCTGAAGACGGGCCGCATCGCCATATCGCCTTTGTCACCCGTTTGAACTATGCGCGTGTCGATGATGTTAGCTTGCTTGGTGAGGTGTTTAATAAGGCATTTAAAGATGCGGTAACTAATAAAGAATAA
- a CDS encoding methyltransferase domain-containing protein, whose amino-acid sequence MENVNQAEFWQQRYEKNSIGWDMGQVSPPLKAYIDQLPESAKNQAILVPGAGNAYEVGYLYEQGFTNVTLVDFAPAPIEAFAERYPDFPSEHLICADFFSLAAEQYQFDWILEQTFFCAINPSRRDEYVQQMARLLKPQGKLVGLLFDTDFGREEPPFGGSKEEYQQRFQSHFDINIMQPSYNSHLARQGSELFIKLRAK is encoded by the coding sequence ATGGAAAACGTCAACCAAGCGGAGTTTTGGCAGCAGCGTTATGAGAAGAACAGCATCGGTTGGGATATGGGGCAGGTATCACCACCGCTCAAAGCTTATATTGACCAGTTACCTGAAAGCGCAAAAAATCAGGCGATACTAGTGCCAGGTGCAGGTAACGCCTATGAAGTGGGTTACTTATATGAGCAAGGTTTTACCAATGTCACGCTGGTTGACTTTGCCCCTGCACCGATTGAAGCGTTTGCAGAGCGCTATCCTGATTTTCCCTCTGAACATCTGATCTGTGCGGATTTTTTTAGCTTGGCAGCTGAGCAATATCAATTTGATTGGATACTTGAGCAGACGTTTTTTTGTGCGATTAATCCATCGAGACGTGATGAATACGTGCAACAGATGGCAAGGTTGTTAAAGCCACAAGGTAAGCTGGTTGGATTGTTATTTGACACGGATTTTGGACGAGAAGAACCACCATTCGGCGGCAGCAAGGAAGAGTACCAACAGCGTTTTCAAAGTCATTTTGATATTAATATTATGCAACCTAGCTATAATTCACATCTAGCACGGCAGGGTAGTGAGCTATTTATAAAGCTGCGAGCGAAGTAA
- a CDS encoding M48 family metallopeptidase, whose translation MSLDTNLDTVRQRLAQAGIELHISQKRVKNINFRLKPHTLMVSAPMHVSASQMLHAVAKRVPWAIANHPQVLEQYKRRQSRSSDPSAADNSVLLWGTEQSFTLSPDEKITYYRQQLSEVAPALFEKWQPIVGAYANEIRLKKMHTRWGSCNTRAKRIWLSVYLPAYPIECTEYVIVHELCHLHHANHSRAFWQTVATAMPDYQQWHNILAGKTGQLD comes from the coding sequence ATTAGCTTAGACACCAATTTAGACACTGTCAGACAGCGGCTTGCACAAGCAGGCATCGAGCTACATATCAGTCAAAAGCGTGTTAAAAATATCAATTTTCGCTTAAAGCCCCATACGTTGATGGTCTCTGCACCGATGCATGTCAGCGCATCACAAATGTTGCATGCTGTGGCTAAGCGGGTGCCGTGGGCTATTGCAAATCACCCGCAAGTATTAGAGCAATACAAACGTAGACAGAGCAGGTCGTCTGACCCTTCAGCTGCTGATAATTCAGTTTTATTATGGGGTACAGAGCAATCATTTACGCTCAGTCCTGATGAAAAAATCACCTACTATCGGCAACAACTCTCCGAAGTCGCTCCTGCACTATTTGAAAAGTGGCAGCCAATCGTTGGCGCTTACGCCAATGAAATACGGTTAAAAAAAATGCACACACGTTGGGGCAGCTGCAACACGCGCGCAAAACGAATTTGGCTATCGGTTTATCTTCCTGCCTATCCTATCGAATGCACCGAATACGTAATTGTTCATGAGCTGTGCCACTTGCATCATGCCAATCATAGCCGAGCGTTTTGGCAAACGGTTGCAACAGCGATGCCAGATTATCAGCAATGGCATAATATCCTAGCGGGCAAAACAGGGCAGCTGGACTAA